A window of Drosophila sulfurigaster albostrigata strain 15112-1811.04 chromosome X, ASM2355843v2, whole genome shotgun sequence genomic DNA:
TCATTATTGATCGATGCCATTAGCTGACGCTCGCTAAACGGGAGTCGAACTAACCGTTGTGTCTTTGCTTGACACCTACGAAATAAAACGTGCACACTGCCAAAAATGTCGCGAATGCGCAACTATAACTACTATAATGCTTAACCTTGGCACAGTtcaacaacatcgacatcgacatcgacatcaaaAGCAACggcaaaccaaaccaaaccaaaccacaTAGAGCAACTGTTATCGCGCGATTGTGCCACACAATCAGGAAATGCCTCCCGTTTGCCGCCACGCCCACACGAATGTTACGAAAAATTGCATTATGATTTCGTTTGATTGCTCGTCAAATTTGATTGTTTGACATTTGGCCAGGCTTTTAATTTCGCTTCGAATAACAACACAGCGGAAGCGAAGCAACGCTTTAAATTGCTCACGTATACGTGATATATATTGTGACGTCACAGCACGACAAGTTTGCTTTGCCTCGATGGGTTTGTGTACTCGCTAAGTGCATTTGCTTtcgtgttttgtgtgtgtgcaaaaaagtgttgcatacccCCAGGCGGtgtttgaaaattgaaaaacagtCGCGAGTGTTTTGGTTGTGATCTAAGCTACAGTTaatgcttttatttcattagCAACTCTAAACGAATAGCAATACATACAATACGTAATTTagtaataatatcaataaatagcaatatttgtataaatatttaacaaaacaatataaagTCATACATGTATATAGTACCCTAACAACTACACAAATATGTTTCTGCTGCAGCCACAATAACATCagacaaaaaaatacacaaaaaaaaagccagcgataataataattacatacacacatttgaCTAGTTGATGAAATGAATGacgggcagacagacagacagacagaataATGTTAACCAGCTGCAGCAGGCGGCGGTGCACGTCGCATGCCCCAATCCTCCTTAATCAAATCCGAAGCCTTCTCCCCAATGGCAATGACTCCTGCATTCGGATTGCCATTGACAATGGTGGGCATAATGCTGGCATCCGCCACTCTCAGCCCTGTGACGCCATAGACGCGCAACCGCGGATCGACGACGGCCATGGGATCCGAGGCGGGACCCATGCGACAGGTGCCGGAGGGATGGTAAATGGTGAACGTGAACTGCTTGATGCAGCAGGCCCAATACTCGTCCGACTCGAATTGATGGTGACGACAGCCCGGTAATGGAATGTTGTGTAGTCGAGAGCCAAAGCGCTGGAATGCCTGCGAATTGGAGACGTTGATTGCCATCTTGATGCCCTCGACGAGGACATCGACATCGATCTGGTGGGCAAAATAGTTGGGTATGATTTTCGGCGGCTGTGTGGGATTCCTCGAATTGAGTCGCACAAAACCAGTGCTCTTGGGtcgcaacaacagcggcagtaTCGACCATGTTTCGCTCTGCTGCAGCGGCTTATACACCGTGTTGTAGAAACCGTCGCGCAAGTTGAGTATTTTGCGTATCTGCTCGCCGGCATCCGAGGCAATCGAGCTGGGCAGAAAATGGAACTGAATGTCCGGCCAATCCTCGGCGGGATCCTGATACTTCGTATTCACAAAAGCGACACCTTCGACGCCCGAGAATGACATCGGACCGCGCTCACGCATTATGTACTCCATGGCCACGGGTATCGTCTGGAAGCGTGAACGCGTCACGGTGAGCGGGGCATCGATCACAAAGGTTAGGCCACCCAAGCCCACGTGATCCTGCATATTATTGCCCACGGGCAGATCCGAAATCACGGGAATGTTGTGCTCACCGAGGTGATCCGCCAGTCCAATGCCGCTCAACATCAGCAGTTTGGGTGAATTGAGTGCCCCCGCACTGAGTACGACCTCGTTGCGTGCCTGCACCACCTGCGTCCGTCCGTTCTTGATGTACTCCACGCCCATCGCTCGCTTCGTCTTGGGATCGATGAGCACACGCGTGGCCTCTGCGTGCAGCAGCACATCGAGATTCTTGCGCAGTCGGACGGGACGTATGAAGGCCTTGCCGGTGCTGCACCGGGAGCCGCGTCGAATGGTGCTCTGGGTGAGCATAAATCCCGTCTGCTTGGCACCATTAATGTCGCGATTCTCGTAGCCCATCTCCATGCCCGCCTGCAGAAAGGCAATAGAGAGTGGAGTGCGCCATGGTGACTCCTGCACGGTTAAATAGCCGCCTGTCTCATGGTAGTTGGTTGAGGCCAAATACGGATTGCGCACATCTTCCGATTTGAGGAAGTACTTCAGCATGTTCGGGTAGTCCCAGCCAGGATTGCCGAGTTCCGCCCACTTGTTGTAATCGTTCTTCGAGCCTCGCACATAAACCATTGCATTCAACACCGAGCTGCCACCGAGCACTTTGCCACGCGGCCAGTTGCAGCGATCGCCCTTCATGGCCTGACAGTATTTGCCCGGCGCCGGTATCGTCTGGTATTTCCAATCCAAATCGGTCAGCTGTATGTATCCGGCTAGCGCTGGCACATCCGAGATCTCGGTCTCATCGCCGCCTGCCTCAAGCAGCAGCACCGACCAGTTGCGCACCTCGCTCAAGCGATTGGCAATCACAGCGCCCGCGGAGCCGCCTCCGACTACAATAAAGTCATACTGGCGCTTCACCTGCAAGAATGAGAAAGAGTGTGAATGAAGGGCTTTTTTCAAATGAGAAGTTTCAAGAGGATAGAAGAGAAAACTAGCGTTTAGGCATTGCGAATTCAAAGCTTTCTCTAGTCACTTGTGGAGATGTGAGGATGCTTTCATCTATTATCCTGCCTTTTGCACCTAGAAAGCGGCTTCTGACATACATTTAGAGACATTTCAATGCTAGTTTAATTAAtgatatttctatttttgtagAGCTTTATTAAGActcaaatattgaatttgcaaATTCGAGGGTTTTTATGTTGCCTAACTTCAGAAAATTTCCCCTGCGGTGTTTGCCGCTAACTTCCTCATCGTATCCCATCATTTAAtgcagaaatataaaataactgCAATACGAGGGAGACATTTTAGT
This region includes:
- the LOC133847817 gene encoding glucose dehydrogenase [FAD, quinone], whose protein sequence is MVFASMTSLLGMIPLLAIGMNYYRYQYADPENKVLEPQYVKRQYDFIVVGGGSAGAVIANRLSEVRNWSVLLLEAGGDETEISDVPALAGYIQLTDLDWKYQTIPAPGKYCQAMKGDRCNWPRGKVLGGSSVLNAMVYVRGSKNDYNKWAELGNPGWDYPNMLKYFLKSEDVRNPYLASTNYHETGGYLTVQESPWRTPLSIAFLQAGMEMGYENRDINGAKQTGFMLTQSTIRRGSRCSTGKAFIRPVRLRKNLDVLLHAEATRVLIDPKTKRAMGVEYIKNGRTQVVQARNEVVLSAGALNSPKLLMLSGIGLADHLGEHNIPVISDLPVGNNMQDHVGLGGLTFVIDAPLTVTRSRFQTIPVAMEYIMRERGPMSFSGVEGVAFVNTKYQDPAEDWPDIQFHFLPSSIASDAGEQIRKILNLRDGFYNTVYKPLQQSETWSILPLLLRPKSTGFVRLNSRNPTQPPKIIPNYFAHQIDVDVLVEGIKMAINVSNSQAFQRFGSRLHNIPLPGCRHHQFESDEYWACCIKQFTFTIYHPSGTCRMGPASDPMAVVDPRLRVYGVTGLRVADASIMPTIVNGNPNAGVIAIGEKASDLIKEDWGMRRAPPPAAAG